The proteins below are encoded in one region of Deltaproteobacteria bacterium:
- a CDS encoding glutamine--tRNA ligase/YqeY domain fusion protein, with the protein MNDQKGEPRETTAGGAGASTASRAPGLAGADPSLPSNFIRELVEADQESGKHGGRVATRFPPEPNGYLHIGHAKSICLNFGVAEEFGGTCNLRFDDTNPTKEEVEYVESIQEDVRWLGFDWQERLYYASDYYERLYECAVQLIKDGKAYVCSLNEQEVRSYRGNYYTPGKESPYRTRSVEENLDLFARMRAGEFPDGAHLLRAKIDMTSPNMNLRDPPLYRIRHATHHRTGDAWCIYPMYDFAHGLCDAFEGITHSICTLEFEDHRPLYDWILEQLPVPAHPQQIEFARLNLTYTVLSKRRLLQLVKEGLVRGWDDPRMPTISGFRRRGCTPEAIRAFCERIGVARRDGIVDVALLEHALREDLNRVAPRVMGVLRPLRVVIENFPEGQTEEFDAPYFPEEPERGSRKVPFSRVVYIERDDFREVAPPKWHRLAPGKEIRLRYACLIRCTEVVKDAEGNVVELRCTWDPESRGGNAPDGRKVKGTSHWVSAEHSVQAEVRLYDRLFQKENPLDDESGDFLAQLNPGSLEVLEGCRVEPSLRGAAPGSRYQFERLGYFCVDPDTDGERMVFNRTIGLKDSWAKLEQRPGA; encoded by the coding sequence ATGAACGACCAGAAAGGTGAGCCGCGCGAAACGACGGCGGGCGGGGCGGGCGCCTCTACGGCGAGTCGCGCGCCGGGGCTCGCCGGCGCCGATCCCAGCCTGCCCTCGAACTTCATCCGCGAGCTGGTCGAGGCGGACCAAGAGAGCGGCAAGCACGGGGGGCGCGTGGCGACGCGCTTTCCACCCGAGCCGAACGGCTATCTGCACATCGGCCACGCGAAATCGATCTGCCTGAACTTCGGCGTCGCCGAGGAGTTCGGCGGCACGTGCAACCTGCGCTTCGACGACACGAACCCCACCAAGGAGGAGGTGGAGTACGTGGAGTCGATCCAGGAGGACGTGCGCTGGCTCGGCTTCGATTGGCAGGAAAGGCTCTACTACGCCTCGGACTACTACGAGCGCCTCTACGAGTGCGCGGTCCAGCTGATCAAGGATGGCAAAGCGTACGTCTGCAGCCTGAACGAGCAGGAGGTGCGGAGCTATCGAGGCAACTACTACACCCCGGGGAAGGAGAGCCCCTACCGTACGCGTTCGGTCGAGGAGAACCTGGACCTCTTCGCGCGCATGCGGGCCGGGGAGTTCCCCGACGGCGCGCACCTGCTGCGGGCGAAGATCGACATGACCTCGCCCAACATGAACCTGCGGGACCCGCCGCTCTATCGGATCCGGCACGCCACGCACCACCGGACGGGGGATGCCTGGTGCATCTACCCGATGTACGACTTCGCGCACGGCCTCTGCGACGCGTTCGAGGGGATCACGCACTCCATCTGCACGCTCGAGTTCGAGGATCACCGGCCGCTCTACGACTGGATCCTCGAGCAGCTCCCGGTGCCCGCGCACCCGCAGCAGATCGAGTTCGCGCGGCTGAACCTGACCTACACCGTACTGAGCAAGCGCAGGCTGCTCCAGCTGGTGAAGGAGGGGCTCGTGCGAGGCTGGGACGACCCGCGCATGCCCACGATCAGCGGCTTCCGCCGCCGCGGGTGCACCCCCGAGGCGATTCGCGCCTTCTGCGAGCGCATCGGGGTGGCGCGGCGTGACGGCATCGTGGACGTGGCGCTCCTCGAGCACGCGCTGCGCGAGGATCTGAATCGGGTCGCCCCGCGGGTGATGGGCGTTCTGCGCCCCCTGCGCGTGGTGATCGAGAACTTCCCCGAGGGCCAGACGGAGGAGTTCGACGCGCCCTACTTCCCCGAGGAGCCCGAGCGCGGTTCGCGGAAGGTCCCCTTCTCGCGCGTGGTCTACATCGAGCGCGACGACTTCCGCGAGGTAGCGCCGCCGAAGTGGCACCGTCTCGCGCCGGGCAAGGAGATCCGGCTCCGTTACGCGTGCCTCATCCGCTGCACCGAGGTGGTGAAGGACGCCGAGGGGAACGTGGTCGAGCTGCGCTGCACCTGGGATCCGGAGTCTCGCGGGGGCAACGCCCCGGACGGACGCAAGGTGAAGGGGACCTCGCACTGGGTCTCGGCGGAGCATTCCGTGCAGGCCGAGGTGCGCCTCTACGACCGGCTCTTCCAGAAGGAGAACCCGCTCGACGACGAGAGCGGGGATTTCCTGGCCCAGCTCAACCCCGGGTCGCTCGAGGTGCTCGAGGGGTGTCGCGTGGAACCCAGCCTGCGCGGGGCGGCGCCGGGGAGCCGCTATCAGTTCGAGCGCCTGGGGTACTTCTGCGTGGACCCCGACACCGACGGCGAGCGGATGGTCTTCAACCGCACCATCGGGCTCAAGGACTCGTGGGCCAAGCTCGAACAGCGCCCGGGGGCGTAG
- a CDS encoding ankyrin repeat domain-containing protein, with protein sequence MAEPLSLLHRAAWSGEAALLEAGLGAREPVDALDAAGFSPLAVAAAAGRHQIVQSLLAAGADPNRVALDGCTPLVVAAASGHRDVARSLLAAGAEARAAVDRVHTAVRRAAWRADGATIAALVEGGAELSEVDAALFLLRSFARAGTRVTLLRQGSSWTGMWDHDDDPPHTEPDVFAVDGPLALPEDAPPALRRLVRAHADALCVGEVQFVTHARQEGETPHSGYWLSVEECTAGAERLSALLHGRSPAPGELDELGRWAAERGYTAALEALVALGLSAGCLVEALAAAARAGRLEAVEVLLRAGAGPNASKASGLTPLHAAADAYDDGACLRALLAAGGDARCEGHPMTPLHLAADRRTPGATVALLAAGADAAARDREGRTPLHVAAAMGGAEVVKALLAVGAPVDAVDGQGRTALHVAAGSSLCAAEVVGLLLEAGANLEAPDARGRTPVVVAIEAPRPDATRVLLEAGARGDARDGDGRTPIMSCVRWTGTVPDIERLLAQGGEINAADRRGETALMHAVRHGNYFVLADLLRLGARAELTNRKGQTALDLAREQGKAGTRLVEELQRALRVSEA encoded by the coding sequence ATGGCTGAGCCGCTGTCTCTTCTCCATCGGGCCGCGTGGAGCGGCGAGGCCGCGCTCCTCGAGGCGGGACTCGGCGCCCGGGAGCCGGTAGATGCCCTCGATGCGGCGGGATTCTCGCCGCTCGCCGTGGCCGCGGCGGCGGGACGCCACCAGATCGTGCAGTCCCTGCTCGCCGCCGGAGCCGACCCGAACCGTGTGGCGCTGGACGGTTGCACCCCGCTCGTGGTCGCAGCCGCGAGTGGGCACCGTGACGTGGCGCGCAGCCTGCTGGCCGCGGGGGCCGAGGCGCGAGCGGCCGTGGACCGCGTACATACGGCGGTGCGTCGCGCGGCCTGGCGGGCCGACGGGGCGACGATCGCCGCCCTCGTCGAGGGTGGGGCCGAGCTCTCCGAGGTAGACGCGGCGCTCTTTTTGCTGCGCAGCTTCGCGCGCGCCGGCACGCGCGTGACGCTCCTGCGGCAGGGGAGCTCCTGGACCGGGATGTGGGACCACGACGACGATCCACCGCACACGGAGCCGGACGTGTTCGCCGTGGACGGGCCCCTCGCGCTCCCCGAGGACGCGCCGCCCGCGCTCCGGAGGCTGGTGCGCGCTCACGCGGACGCGCTCTGCGTCGGGGAGGTGCAGTTCGTCACCCACGCCCGGCAGGAGGGCGAGACGCCGCATTCCGGCTACTGGCTCAGCGTCGAGGAGTGTACGGCGGGCGCCGAGCGCCTCTCCGCCCTCCTTCACGGGCGGTCGCCTGCCCCCGGGGAGCTCGACGAGCTCGGCCGGTGGGCCGCGGAACGAGGGTACACGGCGGCTCTCGAGGCGCTCGTGGCGCTGGGGCTATCGGCAGGGTGCCTGGTCGAGGCCCTCGCGGCGGCGGCGCGTGCGGGCCGCCTCGAGGCAGTGGAGGTGCTTCTCCGTGCGGGCGCCGGTCCGAACGCCTCCAAGGCGAGTGGGCTCACGCCGCTCCACGCCGCGGCCGACGCGTACGACGACGGAGCGTGTCTCCGGGCGCTCCTCGCGGCGGGCGGCGATGCGCGTTGCGAAGGCCATCCGATGACCCCGCTCCACCTCGCCGCTGACCGACGGACCCCCGGCGCGACGGTGGCCCTGCTCGCGGCGGGAGCCGACGCGGCGGCGCGCGACCGCGAAGGGCGAACGCCCTTGCACGTGGCGGCAGCCATGGGGGGGGCCGAGGTGGTGAAGGCGCTCCTGGCCGTCGGCGCGCCCGTCGACGCCGTGGACGGGCAGGGGCGCACCGCGCTGCACGTCGCGGCCGGCTCCTCGCTCTGCGCCGCGGAGGTAGTGGGTCTGCTGCTCGAGGCCGGCGCGAACCTCGAGGCGCCCGACGCCCGCGGTCGCACTCCCGTCGTGGTAGCCATCGAGGCCCCTCGGCCCGACGCCACGCGCGTCCTGCTCGAGGCCGGGGCGCGGGGCGACGCGCGGGATGGCGACGGTCGCACGCCCATCATGAGCTGCGTGCGCTGGACCGGCACCGTGCCCGACATCGAGCGGCTCCTGGCCCAGGGCGGGGAGATCAACGCCGCGGACCGGCGAGGCGAAACGGCGCTGATGCACGCCGTCCGGCACGGGAACTACTTCGTGCTCGCGGACCTGCTCCGCCTCGGCGCGCGCGCGGAGCTCACGAACCGCAAGGGGCAGACGGCCCTTGACCTGGCGCGGGAGCAGGGGAAGGCGGGGACGCGCCTCGTAGAGGAGCTACAGCGGGCCCTGAGGGTTTCGGAGGCGTGA
- a CDS encoding MerR family transcriptional regulator produces MQLKNAQPGELTIGKLSKELGIAPSTIHFYVDQGLLPRPRKLNRTRAVYGPVHLRRARLIKRLQAAGLPLAFIKGALERVGGDEAALDRLESVGYLQPLPRPRNDPEQAPIEPFEPVDRATFLELAHAPHELVERLEAWGLLRPRQAGRYDARDLWLVQQVQALLRDGLPLEELALQDHVLPLARAVSPLVMQLVQRHTEALAARRMRFSELLGPFAAILGYIADRTNDELFPGWRETYLWAATDGAAEVAAEQGASGFDAPEAPTPGSGRHG; encoded by the coding sequence ATGCAGCTGAAGAACGCGCAGCCCGGGGAGCTCACGATAGGCAAGCTCTCAAAAGAGCTAGGTATTGCGCCGTCCACGATTCACTTCTACGTGGACCAGGGGCTCCTGCCGCGCCCTCGAAAGCTGAACCGGACGCGCGCCGTGTACGGCCCCGTGCACCTGCGGCGAGCCCGACTGATCAAGCGGCTCCAGGCGGCGGGCCTGCCCCTCGCCTTCATCAAGGGTGCGCTCGAACGCGTCGGCGGGGACGAGGCGGCGCTCGATCGACTGGAGAGCGTGGGCTACCTCCAGCCGCTGCCGCGTCCGCGGAACGACCCCGAGCAGGCCCCGATCGAGCCCTTCGAGCCGGTGGACCGCGCCACGTTCCTCGAGCTGGCGCACGCGCCGCACGAGCTCGTCGAGCGTCTCGAGGCGTGGGGGCTCCTGCGACCGAGGCAAGCCGGCCGATACGATGCGCGCGACCTCTGGCTCGTGCAGCAGGTGCAGGCCCTCCTGCGCGATGGGCTGCCGCTCGAGGAGCTCGCCCTGCAGGACCACGTCTTGCCCCTCGCGCGGGCGGTGTCTCCGCTGGTCATGCAGCTCGTGCAGCGGCACACCGAGGCGCTGGCCGCACGACGGATGCGCTTCTCCGAGCTGCTCGGTCCCTTTGCGGCGATCCTGGGCTACATCGCCGATCGCACCAACGACGAGCTCTTCCCCGGCTGGCGCGAGACGTATCTGTGGGCGGCGACGGATGGGGCGGCGGAGGTCGCGGCGGAGCAGGGGGCGTCGGGGTTTGACGCGCCCGAGGCGCCGACGCCGGGGAGCGGTCGGCATGGCTGA